One part of the Candidatus Thorarchaeota archaeon genome encodes these proteins:
- a CDS encoding restriction endonuclease has product MATTIFDEWQVTLRDIDEIIINNPSLRGFLFGYVAEYKLREIWFSPTIFHDVGKHDNHDRHKKGDLFFTYDGVNILIESKSLQTSTVRKLEDGTYIAKAQVDASDSREITLPSGEKIKTTCLLVGEFDLLAVNLFPFQKKWEWAFAKNSDLPRTKYFRYSEDQRQYLLATTVTVTWPLQDPFRPEPFELIKEIVKDRKR; this is encoded by the coding sequence ATGGCTACTACGATATTTGATGAGTGGCAAGTGACACTCAGGGATATTGACGAAATAATCATAAATAATCCTAGTTTGCGGGGTTTTCTCTTTGGCTATGTTGCTGAATATAAACTTCGGGAGATTTGGTTTTCTCCAACAATCTTTCATGATGTAGGCAAACATGATAATCATGATCGCCATAAGAAAGGTGATTTGTTTTTTACCTATGACGGTGTGAATATTCTCATTGAATCAAAGTCGCTGCAAACAAGTACGGTCAGAAAACTTGAAGATGGGACTTATATCGCTAAAGCACAGGTTGATGCTAGTGATAGTCGTGAAATAACCTTACCCAGTGGGGAAAAAATAAAAACTACCTGTTTACTTGTCGGAGAATTTGATTTACTAGCAGTTAATCTTTTTCCATTCCAGAAGAAATGGGAATGGGCTTTTGCAAAAAATTCGGATTTACCTCGCACTAAATATTTCAGATATAGTGAAGACCAACGGCAATACCTTCTTGCAACTACTGTTACAGTCACATGGCCACTCCAAGATCCTTTTAGGCCAGAACCCTTCGAATTAATTAAGGAAATAGTAAAGGATCGAAAGAGATGA
- a CDS encoding site-specific DNA-methyltransferase, whose product MMDQSRLSDFDVSGDADVDSAGKRKQPEGFTTSDLIFSAFVGNNEDIFPDILKLHVPKGSIIADVTYGKGVFWKKVPKDWYKLLPSDIKTGIDCRKLPYENNSIDCVVLDPPYMEGFYRRSKKHLAGNGSYATFRESYSDGSARKIKTGPKYHAAVLDMYFKAGSEAYRVLRENGVLIVKCQDEVSANRQNLTHVEIINEYESIGFYTKDLFIVVRTNRPAVSRIKKQVHARKNHSYFIVFVKTKKTRSTGV is encoded by the coding sequence ATGATGGATCAATCACGACTGTCTGATTTTGATGTGAGTGGGGATGCTGATGTAGATAGTGCGGGAAAAAGAAAACAGCCCGAAGGTTTTACAACATCCGATTTGATTTTTAGTGCTTTTGTAGGCAATAACGAAGACATTTTCCCTGATATTCTGAAACTGCATGTGCCTAAAGGTAGTATTATCGCAGATGTGACATATGGAAAAGGGGTATTTTGGAAAAAAGTGCCTAAGGATTGGTACAAGCTACTTCCATCCGATATTAAAACGGGTATTGATTGCAGGAAATTACCATATGAAAATAATAGTATTGATTGTGTAGTTCTTGATCCACCATATATGGAAGGTTTCTATCGACGTAGTAAAAAGCATTTGGCAGGTAATGGTTCCTACGCCACTTTTAGAGAATCGTACTCTGATGGCTCTGCTCGTAAGATCAAAACTGGACCAAAATATCATGCAGCAGTCTTGGATATGTATTTCAAGGCAGGTAGTGAAGCATATCGTGTATTACGAGAAAATGGTGTTCTTATAGTCAAATGTCAGGACGAAGTGAGTGCTAACCGACAAAACTTGACACACGTCGAGATTATTAATGAATATGAGTCAATCGGATTTTATACAAAAGATTTGTTTATTGTAGTAAGAACTAATCGTCCTGCTGTCAGCAGAATAAAAAAACAGGTACATGCGAGAAAAAATCATTCGTATTTTATCGTTTTTGTTAAAACTAAAAAAACACGAAGTACTGGTGTGTAG
- a CDS encoding PH domain-containing protein has translation MSGTALRVPVAPEEREKLVLIIFPKRVGFLFYYVFGAVLILIGFLYNVATAGGWIFYNELSWIIGLCTIFVGAVIMAAVETRRRFILYIITTWNVRIRRGIIKRHTTRVFYDDIEYMETTASPEEKIAGMGNLFIYSRKVSTGEPALVFRDIYNPEGIREIIQRFVDTLSDPVPWSHIEH, from the coding sequence ATGAGCGGAACTGCGCTTAGAGTCCCTGTGGCTCCGGAAGAGCGAGAGAAATTGGTGTTGATCATTTTTCCGAAGCGAGTCGGGTTTCTCTTCTACTACGTCTTTGGTGCAGTATTGATACTCATTGGATTTCTCTATAACGTGGCGACTGCTGGTGGCTGGATCTTCTATAATGAGTTGTCATGGATCATAGGCCTATGTACGATTTTTGTGGGCGCCGTCATAATGGCCGCAGTTGAAACTCGTCGGAGATTTATTCTATATATCATTACAACGTGGAATGTGCGAATCCGGAGAGGGATAATCAAGCGGCACACAACACGAGTGTTTTATGATGATATCGAATACATGGAGACGACGGCAAGTCCGGAGGAGAAAATTGCAGGGATGGGCAACCTGTTCATCTACTCACGGAAGGTCTCAACTGGAGAGCCAGCACTGGTCTTTAGAGATATCTATAACCCTGAAGGGATACGCGAAATTATCCAGCGGTTCGTAGATACGTTATCCGATCCGGTCCCCTGGTCTCATATCGAGCATTGA
- a CDS encoding winged helix-turn-helix domain-containing protein: MTGSEEIAARMTLKLAGELQQIRDVWVRRLENYFTQLESLVEGQWLDTSDLKGLIRESQSAAREALDGLGGDLSAVLVHESGGLFARFESERQSLSDEINTLRSELAQVLSGNENAIRIENQTLRAALFKIPEFKLLKIIKESGRASYKALSKSYGGKATAVRKLVKSLEKMGYVAIDKKSRPHTVVFLSAPWYSGTNDEPLAQTLDLTSLQESQVEHP; encoded by the coding sequence ATGACTGGTTCAGAAGAAATAGCCGCCAGAATGACACTCAAGCTTGCAGGAGAGCTCCAACAGATTAGAGATGTCTGGGTCAGACGACTTGAGAATTACTTTACTCAGCTTGAGTCTCTTGTTGAAGGGCAATGGTTGGATACATCCGACTTGAAGGGACTCATTCGCGAGTCACAATCCGCAGCACGTGAAGCATTAGATGGTCTTGGTGGCGACCTTAGTGCAGTACTAGTTCATGAATCGGGAGGATTATTCGCTCGTTTCGAGAGCGAACGGCAATCGCTGTCCGACGAGATCAATACACTGCGTAGCGAGCTGGCACAGGTCCTCTCGGGTAATGAGAATGCCATTCGTATTGAGAATCAGACACTGCGTGCGGCCCTCTTCAAGATACCCGAGTTTAAGCTTCTTAAGATTATCAAAGAGAGCGGGCGTGCTTCTTACAAGGCATTGAGCAAGAGTTATGGCGGAAAAGCAACCGCAGTCAGAAAACTTGTGAAGTCCTTGGAAAAGATGGGGTATGTGGCCATAGACAAAAAGTCCCGGCCACACACTGTTGTCTTTCTCTCGGCTCCATGGTATTCAGGTACTAACGATGAGCCGCTTGCTCAGACGCTTGATCTTACGAGTCTACAAGAATCTCAAGTTGAACATCCTTAG
- a CDS encoding metalloregulator ArsR/SmtB family transcription factor: MRQKRQTIKDDELHQMVVLFRALADRSRLKILEILDSGEELSVTEIAEKIGLERSNVSHHLSKLSDMGFVGHTRKGKQVYHFLKDECVRDIMRRARYHVTN, encoded by the coding sequence ATGCGACAGAAGCGACAGACGATAAAAGATGATGAACTACATCAAATGGTGGTCTTATTTCGGGCACTGGCTGATAGATCACGTCTGAAAATACTTGAGATCTTGGATTCAGGAGAAGAATTGAGTGTTACTGAGATTGCCGAAAAGATCGGGTTAGAACGGAGTAATGTCAGTCATCATTTGAGTAAGTTAAGCGACATGGGTTTTGTGGGGCACACACGAAAAGGCAAACAAGTGTATCATTTCCTGAAGGACGAGTGCGTACGAGACATTATGCGGAGAGCGCGATATCATGTCACAAACTGA
- the ade gene encoding adenine deaminase translates to MFLSRSETYPLDQMIDVASGRTRADLVLKNASVVNVFTGEIDEGDVAIYGNYVAGVGKYEGNEVIDLKGKFVVPSFIDGHVHVESSMVMPIQYARAVVPHGTGAVVADPHEIANVLGIEGILYMSKSMRGGPLEFYIMVPSCVPSTDLETNGVALDFLDIKPLLTEHYVLGLAEAMNYPGVIYRDPVILDKIALALHMEKRIDGHAPGIDGYDLNAYAAARISSEHECTTFEEAKRKLAVGMHIHIREGSTAKNLRALAKIITPDTAMFCSFVTDDRNTLDLIAKGHIDSMIRDAIALGIDPILAIKVATISTANHYGLQYIGAVAPGYHADLTVLGSLEKVDVKMVFKQGTLVAKDGEMVREFGSQEAPRLRRSVNIHWLEPEDFQVKARGDHMNVIGMIPHQLITDRLIEETRVVDGLAVPDIDRDLAKIAVIERHNATAPRAIGFVKGTGIKEGAMVSSIAHDSHNIVAIATNDHDLIEAAIQIVRMQGGIAIVRDGQVLASLPLPIAGLMSDRPIEEVSEKIKALKEAAHKIGTTLDDPFMAMAFMSLPVIPKLKITDRGLVDVERFRLIDLFDVSE, encoded by the coding sequence ATGTTTCTATCAAGGTCAGAGACTTATCCCCTCGATCAGATGATTGATGTTGCATCTGGAAGAACGAGGGCTGACCTCGTTCTAAAAAACGCCTCAGTTGTAAATGTATTCACGGGCGAGATTGACGAGGGAGATGTTGCAATATATGGTAATTATGTAGCAGGTGTTGGAAAGTATGAGGGCAATGAAGTTATCGACTTGAAGGGCAAGTTTGTTGTTCCTTCATTTATTGACGGTCATGTACATGTTGAATCATCAATGGTGATGCCCATTCAATATGCTCGTGCAGTTGTACCGCACGGTACAGGAGCTGTCGTTGCTGATCCACATGAGATCGCAAACGTTCTCGGGATTGAAGGAATCCTCTACATGAGTAAGAGCATGCGCGGTGGGCCACTGGAGTTCTATATCATGGTCCCATCATGTGTCCCGTCAACCGATCTCGAGACCAATGGCGTAGCTCTTGATTTTCTGGACATCAAGCCGTTACTCACAGAACACTATGTCTTGGGACTTGCAGAGGCTATGAACTATCCTGGAGTCATATATCGAGACCCCGTCATCTTGGACAAGATCGCTCTTGCACTGCATATGGAGAAGCGAATTGACGGTCATGCCCCAGGTATTGATGGTTACGATCTTAATGCCTATGCTGCCGCACGGATCTCATCAGAGCACGAATGCACCACCTTTGAGGAGGCCAAGCGCAAGCTCGCTGTTGGAATGCATATTCATATCCGTGAGGGATCGACTGCGAAGAATCTTCGCGCACTTGCTAAGATCATAACCCCTGACACGGCAATGTTCTGTAGTTTTGTGACCGATGACCGTAACACGCTGGACCTGATCGCAAAGGGGCACATTGATTCAATGATACGCGACGCCATTGCTCTTGGAATCGATCCCATTCTTGCTATCAAGGTGGCGACCATCTCTACAGCGAATCACTATGGGCTTCAATATATTGGGGCTGTTGCTCCGGGATACCATGCGGATCTTACCGTTCTTGGTTCACTAGAGAAGGTCGATGTGAAGATGGTCTTCAAGCAGGGAACCCTGGTTGCAAAGGACGGTGAGATGGTTCGTGAGTTTGGATCTCAGGAAGCCCCCCGCCTCAGACGTTCTGTTAACATTCACTGGCTCGAACCCGAAGACTTCCAAGTCAAAGCACGCGGTGACCACATGAACGTGATTGGCATGATTCCGCATCAATTGATCACTGACCGACTGATCGAGGAGACCCGAGTTGTTGATGGCCTCGCAGTCCCCGATATCGATAGGGATTTGGCAAAGATCGCCGTCATTGAACGTCATAATGCCACCGCACCACGCGCGATCGGGTTTGTGAAAGGTACGGGGATAAAGGAGGGAGCAATGGTCTCATCGATCGCGCACGACAGTCACAATATTGTGGCAATTGCCACGAACGACCATGACCTGATCGAGGCTGCGATCCAGATCGTACGAATGCAGGGCGGGATTGCGATCGTCCGTGATGGCCAAGTTCTTGCATCTCTGCCGCTCCCAATTGCCGGGTTGATGTCTGACCGCCCTATTGAAGAGGTGAGCGAGAAGATCAAAGCACTAAAAGAGGCAGCACACAAGATCGGTACCACTCTTGACGATCCCTTCATGGCAATGGCATTCATGTCGCTTCCAGTGATTCCGAAATTGAAGATCACAGACCGTGGCCTAGTCGATGTTGAACGGTTCAGGCTCATTGATCTGTTTGATGTCTCTGAGTGA
- a CDS encoding FprA family A-type flavoprotein encodes MTEINPEEAVEIKPGLWWVGWPDYDAGFSNNPYLIVEEDQVILIDPGSRLDKHWNWVKKKVESVVPLDAITMVIVHHQDPDLCAAIPLIEQVVGVNNFEIVTTERTALFIPYYDVKTEVTAVEDGTTIEIGKDHVLEFITSPYLHFPGAMVTYDEKYKILFSSDIFAGFSVDWSLYANEYYLEAMKVFSQPYLSDHRHVVNFLRKIDPLDIDMICPQHGSIIPRDKVKEAIETLRNLEVGVWE; translated from the coding sequence ATGACAGAAATCAATCCTGAAGAAGCTGTAGAAATCAAGCCCGGTCTCTGGTGGGTCGGCTGGCCGGACTATGATGCGGGCTTCTCCAACAACCCCTATCTGATTGTTGAAGAAGACCAAGTAATACTTATCGACCCGGGCTCGCGCCTCGACAAACATTGGAACTGGGTGAAAAAGAAAGTAGAATCTGTAGTACCACTTGATGCCATTACAATGGTCATCGTCCATCATCAGGACCCGGACCTCTGTGCGGCAATTCCACTCATTGAACAAGTCGTGGGCGTCAATAATTTCGAGATCGTCACTACAGAACGAACTGCCCTCTTCATTCCTTACTACGATGTCAAGACAGAAGTCACTGCTGTGGAAGATGGTACCACAATAGAAATCGGGAAGGATCATGTGCTTGAATTCATCACTTCCCCTTACCTGCACTTCCCCGGAGCAATGGTGACGTACGACGAGAAGTACAAGATCCTCTTTAGTTCGGACATCTTTGCAGGCTTTTCTGTAGATTGGTCACTATATGCGAACGAGTATTATCTCGAAGCAATGAAGGTATTTTCTCAACCGTACCTGTCGGACCATCGACATGTGGTCAATTTCCTGCGTAAGATCGACCCGCTCGACATCGACATGATCTGTCCTCAGCACGGATCGATCATACCACGTGACAAAGTAAAAGAGGCCATAGAAACCCTGCGTAATCTGGAGGTGGGTGTATGGGAGTAA
- a CDS encoding TlpA family protein disulfide reductase — translation MDTIKGVIIGVVLVIALTGIVIGASMASYNSGGGSNTHTTVASLAPDVDLIDQKRQVPSTWEFDMSDGSTMKIDDYSGYYLIVDLMGTSCPACESENSELQDIYDNHNDTIKIVSLCVDLSATTDAMATYKSDHSLPWAHGVDDGYFTQYFHLRYTPTLVIIDPNGYIRMYHEGIWTSSDIVESIALMK, via the coding sequence ATGGACACGATCAAAGGTGTGATCATTGGTGTCGTCCTTGTTATTGCCTTAACAGGGATTGTCATCGGTGCTTCAATGGCCTCTTATAACAGTGGAGGCGGTTCCAACACTCATACTACCGTCGCATCTTTAGCTCCTGATGTTGATCTGATCGATCAGAAGCGTCAAGTGCCAAGCACGTGGGAATTTGACATGTCCGATGGGAGCACGATGAAGATAGATGACTATAGCGGATACTATCTCATTGTCGATCTTATGGGTACGAGCTGTCCTGCCTGCGAGAGTGAAAATTCCGAATTACAAGACATCTACGATAACCACAACGATACTATCAAGATCGTGAGCCTTTGTGTTGACCTGAGCGCCACAACAGACGCAATGGCGACATACAAGTCGGATCATAGTCTTCCATGGGCACACGGTGTAGATGATGGCTACTTTACGCAGTATTTCCATCTGCGGTACACTCCAACTCTGGTCATCATAGACCCTAATGGATACATTCGAATGTACCATGAAGGCATATGGACATCATCAGATATCGTTGAATCGATTGCATTAATGAAGTAA
- a CDS encoding PAS domain S-box protein: protein MKPDEVDQTKCHTLNEIHTALMNTISDGVAIIKDGKIINANPALMKILGNDVEGRNISNIISPVETFETKFLPDVSDSQFQIVSLRRRSGESLLVEYTSESITYDGEPAELYVFRDLTPQFEMARAAEKCELRYTEIFTKSPIAFITISPRGIIQDINRAAAELLGYTPEQLLKRPGTALFGRDERSKRAGSDLITAAISGKNVTDVEVEFVKVDGTTTWVSVTSYPIIVDGRIDSVMLMAIDINRRRLAEIRETAERNRANLYLEVMTHDLNNINQELVFALGLLTESLDIPETIQSLIDQTIWNIRRSARMIRNMRSLLRLQTEPPTTERTELKDVFSTAVTSVQEDLSWKSIHINYDPDELSISVAGNEYVQDVFFNIIHNAAFYDPSQDVSIDVSVKDDAVAHRVKVIIEDNGPGIPDPLKEAVFRRTEENARKKAGRGLGLTLINAIMQSIGGTVWVEDRIKNGEVCGTRVNLEFEAWTEAVELPCGRKTCITFYKSDHCLFCEPSKEVLLQSMQALGIAMKHLEIINVDDPTAEVHDIDISMLPVVRICDTELYGFFEGDAVQGALLNLMLKPCFPDT, encoded by the coding sequence ATGAAACCAGATGAAGTAGACCAAACAAAGTGTCATACTCTTAACGAGATCCATACGGCCCTGATGAATACAATTAGTGATGGAGTTGCAATCATCAAAGATGGTAAGATAATCAATGCTAATCCTGCGTTGATGAAAATTCTTGGAAACGATGTTGAAGGGCGGAATATTTCTAATATTATCTCACCAGTTGAAACATTTGAAACAAAGTTTCTTCCAGATGTTTCAGACTCTCAATTTCAGATAGTCTCTTTAAGACGGCGTTCGGGCGAATCCCTGCTGGTAGAATATACGTCGGAGTCAATTACGTATGATGGAGAGCCAGCCGAACTCTATGTATTCAGGGATTTGACTCCTCAATTTGAGATGGCTCGTGCGGCTGAGAAGTGCGAGCTCCGATATACTGAGATCTTCACCAAGTCGCCTATTGCATTCATTACAATTAGTCCGCGGGGGATCATTCAGGATATTAATAGGGCCGCAGCAGAACTGTTAGGCTATACACCTGAACAGCTTTTGAAGCGACCAGGTACTGCTCTATTCGGGAGGGACGAACGAAGCAAACGTGCAGGCTCCGACCTCATCACTGCAGCCATTAGCGGTAAGAATGTGACTGATGTCGAAGTCGAGTTTGTCAAGGTAGATGGAACAACAACATGGGTGAGTGTTACTTCATACCCTATTATCGTGGATGGCCGTATTGATTCAGTAATGTTGATGGCGATAGATATCAATCGTCGTCGGTTAGCAGAGATCCGTGAGACTGCTGAACGGAACAGAGCGAATCTCTATCTTGAGGTGATGACTCACGACCTGAACAACATCAATCAGGAGCTTGTCTTTGCTCTTGGTTTGCTCACCGAGTCACTTGACATTCCGGAAACCATACAGTCGCTTATTGATCAGACAATATGGAACATCCGTCGCTCTGCAAGAATGATCCGGAATATGCGAAGCCTGTTGCGGTTACAGACCGAGCCTCCTACAACAGAACGCACCGAACTAAAAGATGTCTTCTCCACGGCAGTCACTTCAGTCCAAGAAGACCTCTCGTGGAAGAGTATTCATATCAATTACGACCCCGACGAACTGTCAATATCAGTTGCTGGTAACGAGTATGTGCAAGATGTTTTCTTTAACATCATACACAATGCAGCCTTTTATGATCCGTCACAGGATGTTTCCATTGATGTGTCTGTAAAAGATGATGCTGTGGCTCATCGTGTAAAGGTGATCATAGAGGATAACGGTCCGGGGATTCCTGATCCTCTAAAAGAGGCTGTATTTAGAAGAACCGAAGAGAATGCCCGCAAAAAAGCTGGCAGGGGTCTTGGACTTACACTCATCAATGCGATCATGCAGAGTATTGGGGGAACTGTCTGGGTAGAGGACCGCATCAAAAATGGTGAGGTATGCGGTACCCGTGTGAACTTGGAATTCGAGGCGTGGACAGAGGCTGTAGAACTGCCATGTGGTCGCAAGACTTGTATCACGTTCTACAAGTCGGATCATTGTCTCTTCTGCGAACCCTCAAAGGAGGTTCTCCTCCAGTCCATGCAGGCCTTGGGCATAGCAATGAAGCATCTGGAAATAATTAATGTTGATGATCCGACTGCGGAGGTCCACGATATCGACATTTCGATGCTACCTGTTGTGCGTATTTGTGATACTGAACTGTATGGTTTCTTCGAAGGCGATGCCGTACAGGGTGCCCTGCTCAATTTGATGCTGAAACCATGTTTTCCAGATACATGA
- the cofE gene encoding coenzyme F420-0:L-glutamate ligase, with product MTSETYSLIPIKGIPPIAEGDNLPRIISSALQESIRPKAGDILVVTHKIVSLAEGAMYALDEVKVSDKARRIAHAIERDERLVEVALLEAVEIIRERPVLITRTKSGIITDMSGVDSSNAPPGHVIALPRDPDASARKISESIHETFGIHVPVLISDTQGRPWRRHAVNTCIGLYGMRPFTKNAGMTDLYGRTLKSSLVCVADEIAAAAELLMGQANEQIPVVLVRGIDYEVSTDSSLKDILRDPESDLFL from the coding sequence GTGACAAGCGAGACCTATTCGCTGATTCCTATCAAAGGGATACCGCCCATTGCAGAAGGGGATAATCTCCCTCGGATCATATCTTCCGCACTTCAAGAGTCCATCAGACCAAAGGCTGGAGATATTCTTGTGGTGACTCACAAGATCGTCTCATTGGCCGAGGGAGCCATGTATGCTCTTGATGAGGTCAAGGTCTCAGACAAAGCACGGCGAATAGCACATGCAATTGAAAGGGATGAACGACTCGTCGAAGTTGCCCTTCTGGAGGCTGTGGAGATCATCAGGGAGCGACCCGTACTCATCACTCGCACAAAGAGTGGGATCATCACTGACATGTCCGGAGTGGATTCAAGTAATGCGCCTCCCGGTCATGTGATCGCTCTTCCGCGAGACCCTGATGCATCAGCAAGAAAGATCAGTGAGTCCATTCACGAGACCTTTGGAATTCATGTGCCTGTACTGATCTCGGATACACAGGGGCGACCCTGGCGCAGACATGCCGTAAACACCTGTATCGGGCTCTACGGTATGCGCCCGTTCACCAAGAATGCCGGGATGACGGATCTCTACGGCCGAACCTTAAAGTCATCATTAGTATGTGTGGCTGATGAGATTGCTGCTGCTGCGGAACTCCTTATGGGTCAGGCGAACGAACAAATTCCGGTAGTGCTAGTCCGAGGAATAGACTATGAGGTCTCTACTGATTCGTCTCTGAAGGATATTCTGCGAGACCCCGAATCTGATTTATTTCTTTGA
- a CDS encoding leucine-rich repeat protein, with protein sequence MTSGEMLESIITRRVPELDLSHRDISNIDLAPLCDIKGLVAIDLSNNEIQTIDLSPLSKCLSLKVINLSHNALKEVSLTPLVHLHHLETIDLSHNDLTHLELSPFKEHSNLRRFYVSHNQLRSIDLEAFTGCENFQFLIMTNNNLTQLALKPLVYCPQMKYLMVSGNPLSELDISPLFHLYDLEVFTVDDSTQLVANARLKSAGTIPLSLVDKIHRVKWIES encoded by the coding sequence ATGACGTCAGGAGAGATGCTCGAATCGATAATTACCCGAAGAGTTCCGGAATTGGACCTCTCACACAGGGATATCTCCAACATCGATCTTGCCCCGCTCTGTGACATTAAAGGTCTTGTCGCAATCGACTTGTCTAATAATGAGATACAAACGATCGACCTTAGCCCTCTCAGCAAATGTCTCTCTCTCAAAGTCATCAATCTCTCTCATAATGCCTTGAAGGAGGTCTCGCTGACCCCTCTTGTACATCTTCATCATTTAGAGACCATAGACCTCTCCCATAATGATCTGACTCACCTCGAATTGAGCCCGTTCAAGGAGCATTCGAACCTGCGAAGATTCTATGTGAGCCATAATCAATTGCGATCGATAGACCTCGAAGCGTTCACTGGGTGTGAGAACTTTCAATTCCTCATCATGACAAATAACAACCTAACACAATTGGCTCTAAAACCACTCGTATATTGTCCTCAGATGAAGTATCTGATGGTCTCCGGCAATCCCCTCTCCGAACTTGATATATCTCCACTATTCCATCTGTACGATCTGGAGGTCTTTACAGTCGATGACTCAACTCAATTAGTGGCGAATGCGAGGCTCAAGAGCGCAGGTACGATCCCACTGTCCTTAGTTGACAAGATTCATAGAGTCAAATGGATCGAGTCATAG
- a CDS encoding amidohydrolase, with protein sequence MMTSLDPALTYTGPIFDAHTHAVDLDHLDLQVRIGKKYGVKKALLIVHGDSIEPIERRYPRLFVYAKYFSGRLLMGGEIDTAIREAKKMQEEGYSVAKLHFAPFWKTRLKRPSVIAVDDPSLDPLFDVFRDLDIPVLIHISDPDTYYATKYPAEEFGSKEDHLQQFENRMKRSPRVRYQVAHFGAQPEIHRLDNLGRWFRDNPTLSVDTGSARWMVRELGRDTKRAREFLIRYADRIIFGTDCVSRTNDVSYYEGRYLSERLLMETDVTQVPLPFVDTDTILSGGTIINGLSLPQDVIDKIYWQNITNIINITTISD encoded by the coding sequence ATGATGACTTCATTAGATCCGGCATTAACTTACACAGGTCCAATCTTCGATGCTCATACTCATGCAGTTGACCTTGACCATCTTGATCTTCAGGTGCGAATTGGAAAAAAGTACGGCGTGAAAAAGGCATTACTCATTGTACATGGGGATTCGATCGAACCTATTGAGCGACGCTATCCCCGTTTGTTTGTCTATGCAAAATATTTCTCGGGTCGGCTGCTGATGGGTGGCGAGATTGATACCGCGATCAGAGAAGCCAAGAAAATGCAAGAGGAAGGTTATTCCGTAGCAAAGCTGCATTTTGCCCCCTTTTGGAAGACCCGTCTGAAGAGACCTTCGGTCATCGCCGTCGATGATCCTTCACTAGACCCTTTGTTCGACGTGTTTCGTGACCTTGATATTCCGGTGCTCATCCACATTAGTGATCCTGACACATATTACGCTACAAAATACCCCGCAGAAGAATTTGGCTCTAAAGAAGATCATCTACAACAGTTCGAGAATCGCATGAAACGCAGTCCTAGAGTTCGTTACCAAGTTGCTCATTTTGGTGCTCAGCCAGAGATCCATAGACTTGATAATCTTGGACGTTGGTTCCGTGATAATCCGACCTTATCCGTAGACACAGGGTCGGCACGATGGATGGTTCGTGAACTGGGCAGGGATACTAAACGCGCCCGCGAATTCCTAATCCGATATGCAGATCGTATTATCTTTGGTACGGATTGCGTTTCCCGTACAAATGATGTTAGTTACTACGAAGGTCGCTATCTATCAGAACGCTTGCTCATGGAGACTGATGTTACACAAGTGCCATTGCCCTTTGTTGATACTGATACAATTCTTTCAGGTGGAACAATCATAAATGGACTTTCGCTACCTCAAGATGTGATTGATAAGATTTATTGGCAAAATATAACGAATATTATAAATATTACTACTATTTCGGATTAG